From the genome of Methanobrevibacter smithii ATCC 35061, one region includes:
- a CDS encoding collagen binding domain-containing protein → MIRKINLISFIFLFIFLIGTVSATTIENETQTINNDLEISDDENIQAIDNIETSNEILSTPKAKTLTIINSPPVEMYYKDGSKLIATLTDNNNYMHHPISNAKVIININGVNYTKITDSRGQVMLSLNLESGEYMAKIIFEGCDFYHPSSSNSKVTIKPTINGNDIVKYHKNDTQYYVEFSDKKGNPIINCEITLNINGVFYKKITNMAGIAKLNINLDPGNYIITSYNPKTNEQRSNNITVLATISCNYDLVKYYKNKKTYSVYLHNLDGSYAKYSKVTFNINGVFYTKTSDNTGYAFLNINLNPGHYIITAMYNSCFVSNKILVKPTIQTNDLEMNFKDGSAFKTFVTTNEGKPVGAGENVTFNINGVFYTKTTNSNSIASLNINLNPGEYIITSHYKNIQIGNKIIIHPANSTVISENLNRDFTYEIAIPNYVNVTLPKVEAKNNYTVKLGEKGIVKLPKKQIFEINNGLKNYILSNYETNDKTSILINDKYVFIPLGENKIKTGKTARIQKGNGILIYSSENYTYIQYYNSAERDISQFGVTIDKEGKMGERINYIENGEIRASVLFNTIGFDEYGIRYNLALANGLDPETELNSNYIILTNNKISPIKFTSTNKTITLNTAREKIIGYITNEKINTIFKTNNNLVEKTETITYGTHPKYNANNNFEIVQSYAIINSKITPTDIENLAFGLDYLTSYKLKYVQGMFLSGLNTAYLSDLNADKYAEKLSLNWQRTKTAVVLGGIDNDKLYIHIANPNMGMSVIGKNATKITEFNFITSLLLSKIEQQVMNPIGIIYSNDMTSSFDEMMDALLKSEVNLVNHGDSIYVFCKNGNKSVLILNTTTGICKTVLVDDDFAYKGATQKTDKGECTVCIIPKLFEESLTNQLKNIRKFVDNGIIQINKNIDNFMKNIHPSTIIGYNIGVLSLKILGGAVSGISTIVFFPATFAIAFQSVANKYRVTFVDEDDTHYWYSHFTPSRPGYFQDTKLFLIPKGNQEVDYVEVHINSDNSLNRSQAKYISSGNVRNLTKEETYQYFDEEYWDPLNTPRKLGKY, encoded by the coding sequence ATGATTAGAAAAATAAACTTAATAAGTTTCATTTTCCTATTTATTTTTTTGATAGGCACTGTTTCTGCCACAACAATTGAAAATGAAACTCAAACAATAAACAATGATTTAGAAATCAGTGACGACGAGAACATTCAAGCAATAGATAATATAGAAACATCAAATGAAATACTTTCGACACCAAAAGCTAAAACACTAACCATAATTAATTCACCACCCGTTGAAATGTATTATAAAGACGGCAGCAAACTTATAGCAACATTGACCGACAATAATAACTATATGCACCATCCAATAAGTAATGCCAAAGTTATAATTAATATTAATGGAGTTAACTACACCAAAATTACAGATTCAAGGGGTCAGGTTATGTTATCCCTAAATTTGGAATCTGGAGAGTATATGGCAAAAATAATATTTGAAGGCTGTGATTTTTATCATCCCTCAAGTTCAAATTCCAAAGTAACAATCAAACCTACAATAAATGGTAATGACATTGTCAAATACCATAAAAATGATACACAGTACTATGTTGAATTTAGCGACAAAAAAGGAAACCCCATAATCAATTGCGAAATAACACTTAACATAAACGGAGTATTTTACAAAAAAATTACAAATATGGCAGGAATAGCTAAACTAAATATAAATTTGGATCCCGGAAACTACATAATAACTTCGTACAATCCAAAAACTAACGAACAGCGTTCCAATAACATAACTGTATTGGCGACAATTAGCTGCAACTATGACCTGGTCAAATACTACAAAAATAAAAAAACATATTCAGTTTACCTACACAATTTAGACGGCAGCTATGCCAAATATTCAAAAGTAACCTTCAACATAAATGGAGTATTCTATACCAAAACTTCAGACAATACAGGTTATGCATTCTTAAATATTAATTTAAACCCAGGCCATTATATAATAACAGCAATGTACAACAGCTGTTTTGTTTCAAATAAAATACTTGTTAAACCTACAATTCAGACAAATGATTTAGAAATGAATTTTAAAGACGGGAGCGCTTTTAAAACATTTGTAACAACTAATGAAGGAAAACCTGTAGGAGCTGGAGAAAATGTTACATTTAATATAAATGGAGTATTTTACACCAAAACTACAAATTCAAACAGTATTGCATCTCTAAACATTAATTTAAACCCTGGAGAATACATAATAACCAGCCATTACAAGAATATTCAAATTGGAAATAAAATAATTATTCACCCTGCAAATTCAACAGTCATATCTGAAAACTTAAACAGAGACTTTACCTATGAAATAGCTATTCCGAATTATGTAAATGTAACTCTTCCTAAAGTAGAAGCCAAAAATAATTATACAGTTAAACTTGGAGAAAAGGGAATTGTAAAACTGCCAAAAAAACAGATATTTGAAATCAATAACGGATTGAAAAATTATATTCTTTCAAATTATGAAACAAACGATAAAACAAGTATATTGATTAATGACAAATATGTTTTCATACCTCTTGGTGAAAATAAAATCAAAACTGGCAAAACCGCAAGAATCCAAAAAGGCAACGGCATTTTAATTTATTCCAGCGAAAATTACACCTATATTCAATATTATAATAGTGCTGAGAGAGACATCAGTCAATTCGGAGTCACTATAGATAAAGAAGGCAAAATGGGTGAAAGAATCAATTACATTGAAAATGGTGAAATAAGAGCAAGTGTCCTATTTAACACTATTGGATTTGATGAATATGGAATCAGATATAATTTAGCACTAGCTAATGGCTTAGATCCTGAAACTGAATTAAATTCCAATTATATAATACTTACAAATAATAAAATAAGCCCAATAAAGTTCACATCAACTAATAAAACAATAACATTAAATACAGCTAGAGAAAAAATCATCGGATACATAACCAATGAAAAAATCAACACTATATTTAAAACAAACAACAATTTAGTTGAAAAAACAGAAACCATAACTTACGGAACCCATCCTAAGTATAATGCAAACAATAACTTTGAAATAGTTCAGTCCTATGCCATTATCAACTCCAAAATTACCCCAACAGACATAGAAAACTTAGCTTTTGGACTTGATTATTTAACTAGCTATAAATTAAAATATGTGCAGGGAATGTTTTTATCCGGACTAAATACTGCTTATTTAAGTGATTTGAATGCTGACAAATATGCTGAAAAGTTATCCCTTAACTGGCAGCGGACAAAAACAGCAGTTGTTTTAGGCGGAATTGATAATGACAAACTTTATATCCACATAGCCAATCCAAATATGGGGATGTCTGTAATTGGAAAAAATGCAACTAAAATAACTGAATTCAACTTCATAACATCTCTACTTCTATCAAAAATAGAACAGCAGGTAATGAACCCTATTGGAATTATTTACAGCAATGACATGACCAGTTCATTTGATGAAATGATGGATGCCCTTCTAAAATCAGAAGTTAACCTCGTCAATCATGGAGATTCAATATATGTATTTTGCAAAAATGGAAACAAATCAGTACTTATCCTAAACACAACAACAGGAATCTGCAAAACTGTTCTGGTTGATGATGATTTTGCATATAAAGGAGCTACTCAAAAAACAGACAAAGGTGAATGTACAGTCTGCATAATTCCCAAATTGTTTGAAGAAAGCTTAACTAATCAACTAAAAAACATCAGAAAATTTGTAGACAACGGAATAATCCAAATAAATAAAAATATTGATAATTTTATGAAAAATATCCACCCATCAACTATAATAGGATACAATATTGGTGTTTTATCTCTAAAAATTCTTGGAGGAGCTGTTTCAGGAATTTCAACAATTGTATTTTTCCCAGCTACCTTTGCAATAGCATTTCAATCAGTGGCCAACAAATACAGAGTGACATTTGTTGATGAAGACGACACCCATTATTGGTACAGTCATTTTACACCAAGCAGACCAGGTTATTTTCAGGATACCAAGTTGTTTTTAATTCCTAAAGGAAACCAGGAAGTGGACTATGTCGAAGTACATATCAATTCGGACAATTCTTTAAACCGTAGCCAAGCGAAATATATAAGCAGTGGTAATGTAAGAAACTTAACCAAAGAAGAAACATACCAGTATTTTGATGAAGAATATTGGGATCCACTTAACACTCCTAGAAAATTAGGAAAATATTAA
- a CDS encoding ArsA family ATPase produces MEVIFLAFKDYFKFNKDKTTFMFIGGKGGVGKTSISSATALWLAEQGKKTLIVSTDPAHSLSDSLEVPIGHYPREIKTNLFAVEIDPDEAMAQKQAVLDAQKANSTSESLMGLDFLSDQMDIASSSPGADEAAAFEVFLSVMTSNEYDVVVFDTAPTGHTLRLLSFPDVMDSWVGKMMMIKAKLGSAANSLKNLIPFMDAADNPQTSEELKRTKEQIDEAKKVLSDPDRTTFKMVVIPEEMSIYESERALGALENYNITVDSVIVNQVMPDITDCDFCHSRHRLQQKRLALIDQKFPEQIIAQVPLFKDEIKGQEKLLNLAKILYEDQDNTEVKQEAIQL; encoded by the coding sequence ATGGAGGTAATTTTCTTGGCATTTAAAGATTATTTTAAATTTAACAAAGATAAAACAACTTTTATGTTTATTGGGGGAAAAGGTGGGGTTGGAAAAACTTCAATTTCTTCAGCAACAGCATTATGGTTAGCAGAACAAGGTAAAAAAACATTAATTGTATCAACTGATCCGGCACATTCATTGTCTGACTCTTTGGAAGTGCCTATTGGCCATTATCCTAGGGAAATTAAAACAAACTTATTTGCAGTTGAAATAGATCCTGATGAAGCTATGGCTCAAAAACAAGCAGTTCTTGATGCTCAAAAAGCTAATTCCACTTCAGAAAGTTTAATGGGATTAGACTTCTTGTCTGACCAAATGGATATTGCATCATCTTCTCCTGGTGCTGACGAAGCAGCTGCATTTGAAGTATTTTTATCTGTCATGACTTCAAATGAATATGATGTTGTAGTATTTGATACCGCACCGACAGGACATACCTTAAGATTATTATCATTCCCTGATGTAATGGACTCTTGGGTAGGTAAAATGATGATGATTAAAGCCAAATTAGGTTCTGCAGCTAATTCTTTAAAAAATCTTATTCCGTTTATGGATGCTGCCGATAATCCACAAACTAGTGAAGAGCTAAAAAGAACTAAAGAGCAAATTGATGAAGCTAAAAAAGTTTTATCTGATCCGGACAGAACCACATTTAAAATGGTTGTAATTCCTGAAGAAATGTCTATCTATGAATCTGAAAGAGCATTAGGCGCCTTAGAAAACTATAACATTACTGTAGATAGTGTAATTGTAAATCAGGTAATGCCGGATATTACAGATTGTGATTTCTGCCATTCAAGACACAGACTACAACAAAAACGTTTAGCTTTAATTGATCAAAAATTCCCAGAACAAATTATAGCTCAAGTTCCTTTATTTAAAGATGAAATTAAAGGTCAGGAAAAATTATTGAACTTAGCTAAAATATTATACGAAGACCAAGATAATACTGAAGTTAAACAAGAAGCTATTCAGCTTTAA
- a CDS encoding NAD+ synthase: protein MNELPKLDTKTTKESIIKFIQDKVSEANAKGLVVGLSGGIDSTLTAYLATEAVGKENVFGIVMPSTTTPTEDKIHGTDIAKILDIDYKEMAIDSVLNEFLYITQYKTENEQLAIGNLKARIRMSIIYYYANSKGYLVSGTGNKSEILIGYFTKHGDGACDIEPIGDLYKTDVFELAKYMGVPEEIINKPPRAGLWNNQTDEDEIGMTYENLDKILYQYNDKETSKDEIAKNLDISIDEIDMIINKVKRNAHKSKVPESPEKTVMVI, encoded by the coding sequence ATGAACGAGCTTCCGAAATTAGATACTAAAACAACAAAAGAAAGCATAATTAAATTCATTCAAGACAAAGTATCTGAAGCTAATGCAAAAGGACTTGTTGTTGGATTAAGTGGCGGAATAGATTCAACATTAACTGCATATTTAGCTACAGAAGCTGTTGGTAAAGAAAACGTATTTGGAATTGTTATGCCATCTACAACCACCCCAACAGAAGATAAAATTCATGGAACAGACATTGCTAAAATATTAGATATTGATTATAAAGAAATGGCTATTGACAGTGTTTTAAACGAATTTCTATATATTACACAATATAAAACAGAAAACGAACAATTAGCTATTGGAAACCTTAAAGCTAGAATTAGAATGTCCATCATATATTATTACGCAAATTCAAAAGGTTACCTTGTAAGTGGAACCGGCAATAAAAGTGAAATACTAATCGGATACTTTACAAAACACGGAGACGGAGCCTGTGATATTGAACCGATTGGAGATTTATACAAAACTGACGTGTTTGAATTAGCCAAATATATGGGAGTTCCTGAAGAAATAATCAATAAACCGCCTCGTGCTGGTTTATGGAATAATCAAACTGATGAAGATGAAATAGGAATGACCTATGAAAACTTAGATAAAATTCTCTACCAGTATAACGATAAAGAAACTTCAAAAGATGAAATAGCTAAAAACTTAGATATTTCAATTGATGAAATTGATATGATTATAAATAAAGTAAAAAGGAATGCTCATAAAAGCAAAGTTCCTGAAAGCCCTGAAAAGACTGTAATGGTGATTTAG
- the leuS gene encoding leucine--tRNA ligase produces the protein MTENIEKKWQKKWENDKLFESDPNDKEKLFLTVAFPYPSGAMHIGHGRTYTVPDVYARFKRMEGYNVLFPMAWHVTGAPVIGIAERVRRKDPWTLDLYENVHKVPKEELPNLADPEYIVRYFSSEYNEVMHDMGYSIDWRREFRTIDPTYKKFVEWQISKLKDKGLIIKGEHPVKYCPRDKNPVGDHDLLEGEGVGVNELTLLKFKMDDKILVTATLRPETIIGATNIWLNPDIEYIEVDAEGEHWIITKEAHHNLKHQIKDLNIIREVDPNDLIGGFVENPFTGDKLPIFPASFVSGSYGSGVVFSEPADAPADYIALQDLKNNKELIAKYHLEDIIDDVNPINVCSVKGYGEIPAAEIIEKLGIKDQNDPKLHDATNELYKVEHRKGIISEHIPEYGGKKVAIAREEFKADMIDKNMATTMYDFAERPVICRCGEDCVVKIMDNQWFLKYSDEEWTAKTHEVLNGETIIPKEVKNNFEYYIDWLDDWACSRNVGLGTRLPWDNQWLIEPLTDSTIYMSYYTIAKYLRNMNADDLNPAFFDKVLLDIDSDDVKVDDETVKEIQDEFNYWYPLDWRLSAKDLVGNHLSFLMFHHSAIYPKEKWPRGTVVFGMGLLEGNKMSSSKGNVILLKDAIEQYSADVVRLFLMASAEPWQDFDWREKEVLGTKRRLEWFREFAAKVEEVKNSPLDLTNIEKVELNRTIDIWMLSQLNQHIKEATEALDGFQTRKALQESLFLLKKDVDHYLYRVKHLLDSQDPAIIYVLSTVLEAWIRLLAPFTPHTCEELWETYGGEGYVSQASWPEADESLVSPKIEKSEELVQNIIKDINQIKKMVKGNVEKIHVYLAPDWKWDLYEIAEEIGKPDIGQIMGRAIGANIYDDKKEIAAVAKKIGREMTKTKYVGKIDENQIISDAIDYIMEETGDKVIVHTDDSYDPENKARNAMPYKPAIFME, from the coding sequence GTGACAGAAAATATAGAAAAAAAATGGCAGAAAAAATGGGAAAATGATAAACTTTTTGAATCTGACCCTAATGATAAAGAAAAATTATTCCTTACTGTAGCATTTCCATACCCTAGTGGAGCTATGCACATTGGACACGGACGTACATATACTGTTCCAGATGTTTATGCAAGATTTAAAAGAATGGAAGGTTATAATGTATTGTTCCCAATGGCATGGCATGTAACCGGAGCTCCGGTTATTGGAATAGCTGAAAGAGTTAGAAGAAAAGACCCATGGACCTTGGATTTATACGAAAATGTTCATAAAGTTCCTAAAGAAGAACTTCCTAATTTAGCAGACCCTGAATACATTGTAAGGTACTTCAGTAGTGAATATAATGAAGTAATGCATGATATGGGATATTCCATTGACTGGAGAAGGGAATTTAGAACAATTGATCCAACTTACAAAAAATTTGTAGAATGGCAAATTAGCAAATTAAAAGATAAAGGACTGATTATAAAAGGAGAACATCCGGTAAAATACTGTCCAAGAGATAAAAATCCTGTTGGAGATCATGATTTACTTGAAGGTGAAGGAGTAGGAGTTAATGAATTAACCTTACTTAAATTCAAAATGGATGATAAAATTCTTGTTACAGCTACATTAAGACCGGAAACCATTATCGGAGCTACCAACATTTGGTTAAATCCTGATATTGAATATATTGAAGTAGATGCTGAAGGCGAACACTGGATTATTACAAAAGAAGCTCACCACAATTTAAAACATCAAATTAAAGATTTAAACATTATCCGGGAAGTGGACCCTAATGATTTAATTGGAGGATTTGTTGAAAATCCATTTACAGGTGACAAATTACCAATATTCCCGGCTAGCTTTGTAAGCGGTTCATATGGTAGTGGAGTAGTATTTTCAGAACCTGCAGATGCACCTGCAGACTACATTGCTCTTCAAGACTTAAAAAACAATAAAGAATTAATAGCCAAATATCATTTGGAAGACATTATTGATGATGTAAATCCGATTAATGTATGTAGTGTAAAAGGATATGGGGAAATTCCGGCTGCAGAAATAATTGAAAAATTAGGCATCAAAGACCAAAATGACCCTAAACTTCATGATGCAACTAACGAATTATACAAAGTAGAGCACAGAAAAGGTATTATCAGCGAACATATTCCTGAATATGGTGGTAAAAAAGTAGCAATAGCTAGAGAAGAATTTAAAGCTGATATGATTGATAAAAACATGGCTACCACTATGTATGACTTTGCTGAAAGACCTGTTATTTGCAGATGTGGTGAAGACTGTGTTGTTAAAATAATGGACAACCAATGGTTCCTTAAATATTCAGATGAAGAATGGACTGCAAAAACACATGAAGTTCTTAATGGTGAAACAATCATTCCTAAAGAAGTTAAAAACAACTTTGAATATTATATTGACTGGTTAGATGATTGGGCCTGTTCCAGGAATGTCGGACTTGGAACCAGACTTCCTTGGGATAACCAATGGTTAATCGAACCTCTTACAGATTCAACTATCTACATGTCCTATTATACAATAGCCAAATATTTAAGAAACATGAATGCTGATGATTTAAACCCTGCATTCTTTGACAAAGTTCTTTTAGATATTGACAGCGATGATGTAAAAGTCGACGACGAAACTGTAAAAGAAATTCAGGACGAATTCAATTACTGGTACCCTCTTGACTGGAGATTATCTGCAAAAGATTTGGTTGGAAACCACTTAAGCTTTTTAATGTTCCACCACAGTGCGATTTATCCTAAAGAAAAATGGCCTAGAGGAACTGTAGTCTTTGGTATGGGTCTTTTAGAAGGAAATAAAATGTCCTCATCAAAAGGAAATGTTATTTTATTAAAAGATGCTATTGAACAGTACAGTGCAGATGTTGTAAGACTTTTCCTAATGGCATCAGCTGAACCATGGCAAGACTTTGACTGGAGAGAAAAAGAAGTTCTTGGAACCAAAAGAAGATTGGAATGGTTTAGGGAATTTGCCGCCAAAGTAGAAGAAGTTAAAAACTCCCCATTGGATTTAACCAATATCGAAAAAGTTGAATTAAACCGTACAATCGATATTTGGATGTTAAGCCAATTAAATCAACATATTAAAGAAGCTACTGAAGCTTTAGATGGATTCCAAACAAGAAAAGCACTTCAGGAATCTTTATTCTTGCTTAAAAAAGATGTTGACCATTACTTATACAGGGTAAAACACTTGCTTGACTCTCAAGACCCTGCTATAATCTATGTACTTTCAACAGTTCTTGAAGCATGGATCAGACTGCTTGCACCATTTACTCCGCATACCTGTGAAGAATTATGGGAAACTTATGGTGGAGAAGGTTATGTAAGCCAGGCTAGCTGGCCGGAAGCTGACGAAAGCCTAGTAAGTCCAAAAATTGAAAAATCAGAAGAATTAGTTCAAAACATTATTAAAGACATTAACCAGATTAAGAAAATGGTTAAAGGAAATGTGGAAAAAATCCATGTTTACCTTGCTCCTGATTGGAAATGGGATTTATATGAAATAGCTGAAGAAATTGGAAAACCGGATATTGGTCAAATAATGGGAAGAGCTATTGGAGCAAATATTTATGATGATAAAAAAGAAATAGCTGCAGTAGCTAAAAAAATAGGTCGTGAAATGACTAAAACCAAATATGTAGGTAAAATTGATGAAAATCAAATCAT